A stretch of DNA from Poecilia reticulata strain Guanapo linkage group LG18, Guppy_female_1.0+MT, whole genome shotgun sequence:
CAAAAGGCTGGTTTACTATTTTAATTCAGCAAGCATGAAATTgtcaggaggaaaaacatcatCTATGCTTCAGCCAAAAATGAGTCATGCCCTAGAAGATTTGatcaaattcagatttaaagtgGTCTTTGCTTGTGATTGGACATGATCCTGGTATATCTGCAGAAAATCAAATAGACAAACATTCTGAATAATGGTTTACTAagcaagaaatatttttgatgccAAAAAATATAAGGAAACAAGGCAGAGGGTGTAAGGAGAGAATTCATGGATCGCTAAGAAAATTTGTGAAGCAGTATGACCTGAAAAGATTTATGAatataaatcagtaaaaaaaataaattctataaaaataatacagttgTGAATGAAATGAGTAGAGGTTTTGTCAGAGTTGACACCTATTAACACAGATTAAATAACacaggaaagacaagagaaagtTAGATTCTGAATACTCGTGAGAACAGAGATGTGCTTTCAGTTACAAATCTACTGCTCTGAAAGCACATTTGCCTGCCCctctttttattgtctttaggATCCCTAATCTCAGAGAGCGCTGTAACTCTAAAGGGAGGGGGGAAAACACTTCATCACAAGTTACAGCGCCAATGATTGTCACTAACACTATCTTAACCTAGATTCTCCAGTTCCTGACACAGGGTCAAACAGCAAGTTGTACACCTTCACGGCGCTAGTTTTACAGCGATCTAAGAGGTCAAAAACAGGGCGTTCTGTGAAGAGCTGCTGTCACTGCTCTTCTTCAGAAAGGCCCTCTGAGAAAGGAAATCAGAATGATTAAcaatacagaaacatttcttaaaagaCATGACTAAACAAGAGTACATAATGTAAGAacattataaaagtaaaacaagtagTTGATAATGCAATTTACCTAACAGGTTTAAATACTATGGTGGTCTGCATACTGTTGAGAATCCCAGTCTTTCTTCATGCAGTGTGTGTTCTCCCTGTGCAAACATGGACTCTCCCTGGTACTACGGCTTCCTCCCACGGTCCTAAAACTGACTGCTAGCCTCactggtttctctaaattgtccttagCTGTGAgtgcatttgtgtttattcatgGGTGTGTGTCCACGCACTTTCCCCTGTTGCACACTTTCTTGAGGAATAGAAACTATAAACCAAACCCTTCAGAATGAACCTGATTCTGGTACCGCTCCACCCAACTGCTCTTACAACCATCCTCCAACAGTTCCAAACTTGTTCACTGAGTTGATACTGCAAAATACTTGTGCCATCCTGGAAACAGACCCAACATCTTCCTCCTCAACCGTAAGTTCTATTCACAAAGATGTGTATTGTTGTCTGTTCTGTTTATGCTGGTGATGAAACCAGAACTCGACCTCATGCTAGTCTTCTTCAACCCTTGTGCAAAGCCAAACGACTGATATTATATGTGGTTCTAGATTATCTCACTGGATTTCCTTTGTCAAAAAGCTTGACTACCATTTATGACCGGTTCTCCAAACGATTACCCACTCCATTCCAAACTGCCCAACTCCtcatcaaacatgttttctgtctgaatggCATACTCCAAGAAGTCCAGTCTGGTCATGGTTCTTAACTCATCAGTGACCTCAACCAGCTTCTGCTGTTCCTTGAAAGATTTCCCTTTCAtactttaaatgtaaacttttgcaTCAAAGCCCTGAAAAGGTTTACATTTAAAGTATCCCCATGCTCAAAAGACCATGAGGATAAACTGTATTTTTGATgaagtttatgtaaatataaaaacatcaacttggTGGTGTTCATCCGTACTTTGTTCTAAcgttttgttcagatttttctctttcgTCTTGTTTTCTAATGCTCTTCAACCCCAGCATTAGCATTAAGTACAGCTATTCGTTCATGTTTAAAcaaggttttttaaaaagtagaccAAGCAATTTGCAATTTAATAGTCTTTCTTCTATAGTGCCCCAAATGCAGCCAATTGTAGTTGTGGTGCTTCTGGTATTTCTTCTAAAAGTTTTCGGGTATTTCTGTTGCTTGTTGGTTGCTGgcaaactgacttacaagtgCTTTACTGTCACCTACTGGACAAAggtgtttggaaaaatattttctactaATGAAGtctaaacatttcaaatattgcATTAATTGACCTGATATTGATAGAAATAACAAATTAAGATACAGGATGATTGGAAATGTATTGGGACCtaatgcagtgtttctcaaactttctcAGGCTGAGGATCACTTAACCCACGTAGCAAACACTCACGAACCACCTAACTTGAAAATGACATAACATCTTAATATGtacaatatgaaatgaaaatattagtctctTAACACACCTTTTATCCTAAGGAGAATGGATGAAAGGTGATGGTCTGCATACCACTCTTATGTAAATATGACTGACCACGACCAAGCCAGGAACACCTATACTCAGgatattttgagttatttagagattctgaaagtgtggatTCTAAGCTTTGCAATGTCAAACACAAGGGAATGAATACTACCAAGTGTTCATAACATCTAGGGATATTTGTAGTGTAGaagcacagaaaaagaaaaatagacttttgtttctttagcaGAAACAAAAGTCTTCTTCTGCACTAATATAAAAATGACCAATTACTTTCAATTGTATTCAtctatatatttaattaattgaattgtttttcattaaataaaaataatagcagtTGATGTGCGAGCAGAGCATTATAAGCAAGCAAAGtcctaaaaaacaaataacagtttTCACTGAGACTTGAGGCCTACTGTTCACGGCAAAGAGCTGTTCAAAAGAACTGAATCGCTAGTGAAAAACTCAATACTCTTCAGTCGGTATGACTTGGCTTCCTGCAATCATATAAGACGTCCTaccattgtttttgttccacCTGTGTTTTCAAcctgtttttggactgtgggaggatgCTGGAGCACCCGGAGCATTAACAgggaaactccatgcagaaagatcccagGCCAGGACTCAAACTGAGAACCTTCTTTTTGCAAGGCAACAGGTCTACCAACTGCAGCACTGTGCAGTCCTGAATTTACAATGCTTACTGCCACTATTTTTCTTTGAGAGCTGAACATGtctatttttttacatgtattccTGTATCATAGAAGTTATAATACTCTTGTCATGTCATGTAAATTTAACTGTTTATGTAATTAGCTTTACTACTTTGTAGTCCTACATGTACATCAGTGATTTAAGAAATTCCCTTCTAGTTCAACGTGTGCTggaattaaaatacaatttaatagTCTGTACATAAATTGATGCCTTGAATTGTCCGACACAATGAATGCTGATAAAGTATCTGAATTCAGTTATTTGTAAACCTTTTAATCAACACCAGATGTAAAAATTCCAATATATAAACTGGTATTTTGTCTACTATCCTTTTATGAAGTATTACATCATACctggaataaaaacagcatcacGTCTAGTTTGTAGGTCCTTAAAACCACCTCtgaaaattacagttttctCTAAATAACGATGATCTAATCACTGAACTTTAAAACAGGAATCGTTATGTCTTTACTTTCATTATTTCGTTAGAGTGGAAAAGTTAAATGACGGCAAACTGAAATCCCCAACCTTCAGAGCAACTGCCCATGGCAACTCAGGAGATGGCTACTGAGGAgaactgtttctttaaaaaatctaaataccgCCCCGCTGCCTTGTGAATCATCAAGCCCCACCCtgttcctccttttttttccacttgcaaAACTAGCCAATAGGAACCCTTCGAAGTCGGACTTATAGTAGAATGACGGCGAAATCCTCCAATGAGGACGCGGCATTGTACGTTCAACGTATATAAGACATTTCTgccgttttttctttctttggaaaTATGTCGGCTGACTATGATAACAGGTTAGTAAAATTGTGAACAAGTCTTATCGGAACATCTTATTTCgaggtttatttgtgtttaaatcGGTTTTTTGAGCTGCTTGCTACAGCGGAACGTTTTTGGACGCTTACTTAAGTAGCGTATACCGATTAGCCGCTTAGGCCTGAGCTTCGCCTCACTGTCCCCAATTCAATAGATAATTTACGCACACCGAGGGGAAATTTGGTGGATTGAGTTTCGAGTTGATAGTTTCTTTGTTAGCTATAAGTGTACTGTATTGTTTTGGAGGCCTCCAACAGATCTGTGATTGTTTCTCAGGATAGTTTAATTAAATGGCTGCCGGCGCCATGAGCAGCACGTGAGTCCGTTCTATCAATTGCTCGGTCAGAGACTTTATTTTCCGTTAAAACCGACTTTTAAAGCAGCCCAGGGTTCACTGATGCCATAAGCCTCTCCGTTCACCACAAAATGTCCCGTATGTCGTGACCAGCTGGCGGTTCGGATCCGTGTTCTGGTACACTGGGTGCACATGGTGTTGGTAGCCGGCAGTGAACAATACCGGTAGCACCGGCCTCATGGTATCTAATAAGATTTACATCCCATTTCTCCCCACTTCGCTATTGTAGCGGTAGTTCCctttttgtgtgaaatgtttgaaCTGCTATTAAAGGATTTCGCTGACCTGCggtgtattttttgttttgtcagtcaGGCCAAAACTATCAAAGTGCgagctaattttttttagcaggcCCGTTTAGTGTGAGCCGAGCCTGCCCTTCTTCTCACGACGGTTCTTTTTGTTCTCTCGGCTCAGAATTAGCCCATTGTTTATCATCCGCATTTACACATGGAGTTCCGTAGTCTGGCATCTTGGAACACTTTGCTCTTTAACCCCAGTTAGTCGACGCGCCTAGTCTTCTTAGCTCGGGCCGACAGGAAAACGACCATCTTGAATTGAGCAGGCAGTAAAAATGGCGGACTCACTCGGCCTGTGCTTGTAAGATTGGGGTGTAGTTCTTTTTAACGCGGCCTTTTGGGAGTCACAGTGGGGTCATAAATTCgtatttcagcaaaaatgtaccaaatttttttcatttctgtcattCATATGTGacctgtttaatttttttgctgttgtgtgATATAAGAAAGCTATCTGGAAATCAGTGCAGTGATGTCTTTTAATGGTTATTTTTCAGGGATAATGGCCCAGAGGGCATGGAGCCAGATGGCATCATCGAGGTAAGTTCTCCCCCTTCTACCTGAGTCAGGCTTTACAGTAAGGAGTGTCTACAACACCCCTTgctttttgtcttgtttgtccttctagtagtttaaatttcattgtttattgGTGTACGACTGAAAAGCCTGAGCATGCAGTTTGTATAATTTGAGATAAAAcgtgttgacattttaaagtcacaaaactcagatgtttaaaatgtttggttgttgTTTCTTGCTCCTCCAGAGCAACTGGAACCAGATCGTGGACAGTTTCGATGAGATGAACTTGCGCGAAGCTCTGCTCAGGGGAATTTATGCCTATGGTTTTGAGAAGCCATCCGCTATTCAGCAAAGGGCTATTATCCCTTGTATCAAGGGTGAGTATCTTGGATTATAAGTTCAGACTGCCCAGTGGTAACGGTTTAATGTACTTGTAAAGGtaattttttccttcctttgcaCCCATTTATTGACTACATCAGGGCTACTGAAGCAGCAATTCTCAATGCATCAAAGGCCAATTACTGGCAATATTAGAACATTAATTTTTATATGGATGATGTGATTAAAATTTGCCTTGTTGATGTAAACATACAGAAGTTCAGAATACATCAGAGGGTGTAAAACCCTGAGCTAGCAGCAGTAattcctgcagctcagagctgATCTGTTTCACTCTGCTTTCAGGTTATGATGTGATTGCTCAGGCCCAGTCTGGCACTGGGAAGACTGCCACCTTTGCCATTTCCATTCTCCAGCAGATTGATGTGGAGATGAAAGCCACCCaggctctggttctggctccTACCAGGGAGCTGGCGCAGCAGGTAGGACagggtttattttctttgtaaagatGCTTCAGGTATAAAGTCCTGTTGGTTAAGGACAACACTTCAAATACAGTAATAATATGGTTAATCAAATAAACCACAATAAATTTTGCCCTATTTCATACCAACACTTATAGACTCATGGTTATCATTAGCGAGGAGCCGAAAGTTGAATTTAACAGCCGACTTTGAGCGGCGTTCTCTGTCCTGGTGGTGGAACCGGACTGGTCCAGAATCTGGACAGGCTTGGTGTCCTATTCCAAGATGATGATTTGTTTCCATTAATCAGAACCCGTCCATCATGGTGCCTGCTGGACCTTAATGCTCTGATGCAGATAaagtaaagatttatttttttcccctgacctGCTTAGATTCAGAAAGTGGTGCTAGCCCTGGGCGACTACATGGGAGCCAGTTGCTACGCCTGCATTGGAGGCACCAACATCCGCAGTGAGGTCCAGAAGCTGCAGGCTGAAGCCCCCCACATCGTGGTGGGAACCCCTGGCCGAGTCTTTGACATGCTGACTCGTAAAAATCTCTGTAAGTTATTCAATCCAAACTGCACAAATTTTCTCCCATTTGATTTCTGCTCTATAAGTAAATATAATTTGGGTTCTTTGAATATGATGTGGATTTGACTGATTACTTTTTGCagcataaatgttttaagttgTTTCTTCATACTGCGTAGTGGCAGGTTCTGCTGGTAGTCTTATGTGGGATCTTTAGGCTTGGCCAGGCTTCAGAGGAACATTGCAACAGTTTTACTGAGTCAGCATCTGCAGTGGTTTGTGTTGTAGCTTACCCCAGTGAAGGAAGTGCTGTACGATGATGAAATCCATGCGTGTCAACTGACTCTgtgagctgctggtgttgggaTTGTCTGGTTGGCGTTCTGCTGACCTGAGTTGTCTCTCCATCAGGGACCCAGAGACATGATCAGACGTTCATGGTTCTGATTACAGCCGTTTTCTTACAGGGTCTAATTTCTCTCCGTTTTTGCTTGTGCAACACTTGGGAAATAAGTTTACTGCACAATGACAAAGCCCCAAGAACTACAGTTAAGCCTGACATTTTTCATCCCCTGGTAGATTTCAtttgaaattcagattttctgaaggaaaaaaatacatttgggaATAATTCACCATTTCCAATTAATTATTTCCACCATTCTCAATGAATGGATAATTACTTGGTAGCACAGTGTTTGTACCCCTCTTGTATTTGCTGACTGGCTCTTCCTGTTCCCCCtggttttctgatttgtttgaGCTCCTTGTCTTTTAGATTGGAAGGTAATCCTTACATCACCCTAATCTGTAGCTCcttccacagattctctatcgGATTCAGTTTGGGACTCTGGCTGGGCCGCTCCAAAGCGTTAATattccagtcagaagaaacatgttggtaaaaacaAAGCTTACTATGCATataggggtatgaataattgtGGGCTTAACTGTAAATCCAGGTATTTAGGAACCAAAGGGGGAGGACCTGTTGATGCCATACTGTGAATTACTGCAACTGTGAAATTACTCGGGTTGATATgttcatgttttgattttgtttgctACATCCTGCTGATAACTTCTCCACATGTCTCTGGAACATTTTTGCAGCGTCCAAAAACATCAAGATGTTTGTGCTTGATGAGGCCGACGAGATGCTGAGTCGAGGATTCAAGGACCAAATCTATGAGATCTTCCAGAAATTGTCCAGCAACATCCAGGTAAAAGCAGCTACTAACAGAAGAGCTTTCTGAACAAAGGAGCGGAGCGAAGTGGTGGCTCTGCCTTCCTGTGATGTCAGAGGCTGATGGTGTTTGGATATGTGCCATTAACAGGCCAGCAGTCAGCTGCATCATTTGGATGAAACCTTCAGATTTGTTTACCATTTACTTGGTACTTGATCCAATAATTTTTCCATTGTCATTCAAAATCAGATCAGCTGAAAACGACTGCACCAGACATGGATGGCACTTCAGATGCCCAGTAGTTGTCTTTGTCACAATGACATTTTACTGGACAGTGACATGTCCCAGGAATTACTGATAAGTGATATTATACATAATGGTAATAAAGACATATTGATACAAGGATTCCCTCTCACAGATCAAAAACTTAAacttctgaaaaacatttaaccttggaactagaaaatattttttttaatacccaAACTTAACCATAcattaaaatggattataatGTCTCTGTAACCAAAGTTACactagaaaaaatattaatcattcgGGTTAGATGGGGGGGAAACTGGCAAAAGTGCCAGTTAGGATCAGCTACTTGGTGATGGGTgtcagatgtttgtgttttgtaaaatggTGACTTCTCAATAAGTTTAAAAGGATCACCTCTAACAAATTGTCCAAATGCAAAGTATTAAGCTAATTTAAATTGATCATGTGATTGACTTGTTGCTCATCTTGTGAGGTGCGTAGCTGACtgaaaactgtgtgtgtgtgtgtgcaggttgTCCTCCTGTCGGCCACAATGCCAGCTGATGTTTTGGACGTCACAAAGAAATTCATGCGGGAACCCATCCGGATCCTGGTGAAGAAGGAGGAGCTGACCCTGGAGGGCATTCGCCAGTTTTACATCAATGTGGAGAAAGAGGTGACATGTCTGTACATTATGCAGCCTGATGAGGCctaatattttatcaatcattCAAAACTATCTGGGTGATTCAGGCTGTCCACACCTTTAAAGTCCATTTTAACTATATGGATGTAACATTAACACCTTCAGCTGTCTCACTTAAGAAGACAAAAATTAAGGTCgttttaattatgttaatcATGTTAATCACAGGTATTGAAATAGCAGGAttatttaatcttgtatattcTAGGTAGGTGCTTATATGAAACTTTTCTGTTgggcaaaagtttgagttgccCGGTGACGTCTTCATGGTGTTTGGTCTGCTATGATGAAATGTGTTGGATGATAAACTGTTCTGGTAATCATTgagatgaatgttttttggagactattttcaagtaatatatttataatagcATAATAATGCCTTCTAAGATACCAAATGGATTTTATTCtgtaaagaacacttaacactgcaactggaagatatttcaaatatctaaaataaaacgcAACCAAAAGTAATAAGCAAAATATCTTGTGAAGTCTGTAAACCAAACTGctcttcaaaaaatattcaaaatggaaatgacaaagctcattttaattcattaataGTTGAGGCTACTGGTAGCTAGCTGCTTACCAAAAGCTTGCTAGCTTTTGGTAAGTGCACATTTGTCTGTTGGCTGGACGGCTTTAGTTTGTACCTCTGGCTTGGATCTGTTGCCGACCCATGTGACTCCACATCCAGTCTGTGGATCAAAGCTGGGTCCTGTGGGCAGTGAGGCTGTAGCAGCTCACTGCCCAGAGACTGTCGCCACTGCTGATCTAAGAGCATTTTGGTGCAACGCCAACTCTGAATTTGGAGCTTTATTGAATTTTAGACACGGTGGTAAAGCACAAATCTTGCTGCTGCTCAAGAGCATGGAACCGAACCAGAACAGAAGTCCAGATGTCGCTCTGATGCATGAGAGCGTTGAAATGGTCTGTTAATTGACAGGTCCTGTTTGACTTTGTCTGCAGGAGTGGAAGCTGGACACACTGTGCGACTTGTATGAAACCCTGACGATCACACAAGCCGTCATCTTCATCAACACCAGGAGGAAAGTAGACTGGCTGACTGAGAAGATGCATGCCAGAGACTTCACAGTCTCTGCTCTGGTAGGCCTGCAACCGTCTCTGTCCGTCTGTCAGTGCCCGGCTCAGCTGCATCCTTAACGTCTGCTTCCAACTCTTCATCCAGCACGGCGACATGGACCAGAAGGAGAGAGACTTGATCATGAGGGAGTTTCGCTCTGGTTCCAGTAGAGTTCTGATCACCACTGACCTGCTGGTATGTTTGGCTtcaatctgattttatttgtgctgGTTCAGTAGTTTTTAGAGATCCAGCAGGATGTCCAGCTTCTAGTTTGTCCTGTCAGCGGTCCAAGGTTCCCTCTCCTTCCAGCTGCAGTGTTGATGAAGGACTGAAAGTTCCTTGGTATAGAAACTCTCCTGCCCTCCACTGTAGCTTAGTTCAAGTCTTTGATTCACAACTAAATGGCGGGTTACAGTCCTACTTAGATTTCTAATGGAAATCAAAGTAGAACCTCTGAATTCAGATTGTACAAGACTGTTGGCTCTTTTGTGTATTTCATACTTGCCGTTTCCCCTTTAGGCCAGAGGGATTGATGTTCAGCAGGTGTCCCTGGTTATCAACTATGACCTGCCAACCAACAGAGAAAACTACATTCACAGGTGATTAACAGCTCACTTGAGTCAGCCTCATTGGAAACTGTTAATGGAAAACACTGATGTACATTTGTATGAGTGTACTTTCTGAGTTACTAAAGCTTGGCCTGTTTGGTCTTGGGTCAGGATTGGTCGTGGCGGTCGCTTTGGCAGGAAAGGAGTAGCCATCAACATGGTGACTGAGGATGACAAACGAACCCTGAGGGATATTGAAACATTCTACAACACCACCGTGGAAGAGATGCCCATGAATGTGGCTGACCTCATCTAGCTTCACCATGCCCAACATCCACCCCAACCTGCTTATTTTAGAAGTGAAGTCCTGTTTTTGCTATGTGATCGAAATTTTAAACTTCAATGAATTTCACTGATCTGTAATCCaaatatttgaaagttttttttttgtttttttttttttatttgcctatTTGGACGGATAGCTTACTGAACTGTTTCATCTGTTCACCATAGTTGTCATAGACCTTCATGCATCAGCTGAACTCTCCTTCAGATCAGAACTGCCTTCATCTGTAATACATTGATAAAAGCGATCTTTGGTTCATTGGCGTTTCCTCTGAAATCTGTTACTTTGAGGTCGAGCAATCGGAAGCATGATGGCAGTGACTCTTCATCGCCGACGTGTTGTGGTTTGTGGATCATCTTGCTGCTCCACTGCTGCTTGTCTGAACGGCTCAGTGCCGCTCGGGTGGAAGGATGGAGCAGCTCTTCACCAGGGCAGCATTTCTTCAGCCTTCAGTGTAATGACTCAGCATTCAGGACGAGCAACAGACGGCCATGTTCAGAGAAGCTCCAGTCAAAGGGTTTAGAGTAGAGGAATGCTGACGACCTGGTGGATTTACACTTTAATGCCTTTATCATTCTCatagcttgttttgttttgttttctttaagggGGGAGGTGGTGGAAAGTGGCATGAAAGGACCAAACTACATATAATTGGAGAAAAGGCCATGTGTGTCACCAACATTTTCAATAAGCTTCATTAAAGTGCTGgctatgtttttctttattaccCCCCATCTACTCCTCTCATTGCTTCAAATTACATTATGGGGTGTTAACCTTTTTGAGACAGTGTATCGAGTTTTCTACATTGGATTCtgtaaagtatttattttaatggtctttaaaaaacaaaaaaaaataaaggtttctCCTTTTTAACAACATAAACTGGTTTCTGCATTgaaaagcctaaatgttttaATCCAGATCTTCTCTTGGAACATGTAGTTAAATGATGGAAGATTTGGAACCATCTGGCTTGTATAAAACCGTTTCTGCTGTCCTCATTGGTCTGAGTCGTTTTGGAAATGGGGGTTCTGACCACATTAATGGGCTATGGGCATTTTAAGGCCTTTTTCCCATCTACACATTATGGCAACTTTCAAAACGGTTAAAATGTGCATTACGTTGTAAAATCAAATGGATAAAATTCATAGCACAAAGGTTTGTCTAATGTTCAATGGCTGTATTTTTCATAACCCAGACTCATCCTGCTCAGTTCACAGAAAGTAGTCCGATGATCTCAGAGGGTGTAAAGAATAACTTGATATAAACTGGTGCAAGTCCACTCAGTGATGAACACAATCTTTAATTTAACCGACCCCACAGGGAACAGGAGTGATGTATGGATTCTGGAGATGTTTGAGGCAGACCAGGAAATTGGTTATTGCAGAAATCGAGACAAAAGTGTGAATGAAGGTTGGAGCATCAACAAGATATTATATTGGTAAAACTCCTAATCTGATAAAAcggttttaataaaatgttttgggcTTATAAAAATCTCATGgttgcaaatatttctattttttgttttggttcttaaaactttattgcctaaaaaggaacatttatttACTGGAGGCTTAATCattttgtagcaaaggatgcatctgcagctaaactgaaaatgttaactTGTTTAGCTGAACATCAATGTTGTGTAGGCCTGATTGACGTTTATTGGATTAACAGTAATAACATTAATAGTAAACGGTGATTAAGCCTCAACTGTTTTTGCAAATGGAatttttttgagtctatatTACAgatgattactaaattagctgactATTTCATCACAGTTAATACAGATCAATAATTTCAGCCCTTTTGAAGAGTTGAAAATCTGAATAATAGCATCCCTGTTAAACAATGTCTGTCATTGTTTAACAATGAAAAGTTATCAGACGTTTAATATAAGTGAGACGTGAACCTAATATGTCTACAGCGGACATGTCCTATTGGTCAATAGCTAAATTTGAGTATCATctgaatataaattaaaaatattagcaAACAACCTGATTAAGTGGTAGCATAAAAATAAGTGGAGCATCGAAGCTTTGAGGAAAACCACAGATGGACTGCAAAAGACTGGAGGAATTGTTACTAATTAAAACGTATCACGTAAGATTTGAGTCACCCACAGAATACTGCAGCCGATTCTGACGTCTTATGTGTTGGAACAGAAATTGGTTTGTTCATTTGACTTGATTTTAATATTAAGTTCATAACTTTATCCACCAATTGATCCACATTACCAAGTAGATAATGTGGCTGTGATTCAAATTGTTGTTGCCAGCAACAGAGCTAAAGACATCTCCTGTgtgcaggggcggatctactggggtggcatcaaatgagagccttgccacccctgtttccaccccagctggcgactatgaattcaataaattattatgggaaatcggacattaaCCGCACGgatctcttttttccgacaacattgaatgcaacacaatgtaacctgacacctactgctgagtagcgggaagtgcgagagaaggacatgctaggcagcagcattgatgaatatattactggactggacatcaCGTGACTTATCGTGCTCCACAcctgcgccattgctgtccattgagtcaacattatgggtggtctTAAAATACCACAGTCATGCAAAGAATCTTaaaaatggacgcaatatttagcggttaattcaaccctatgaattagataacaagggcttcagatttaacaggtgaggaa
This window harbors:
- the LOC103480125 gene encoding eukaryotic initiation factor 4A-I; its protein translation is MSADYDNRDNGPEGMEPDGIIESNWNQIVDSFDEMNLREALLRGIYAYGFEKPSAIQQRAIIPCIKGYDVIAQAQSGTGKTATFAISILQQIDVEMKATQALVLAPTRELAQQIQKVVLALGDYMGASCYACIGGTNIRSEVQKLQAEAPHIVVGTPGRVFDMLTRKNLSSKNIKMFVLDEADEMLSRGFKDQIYEIFQKLSSNIQVVLLSATMPADVLDVTKKFMREPIRILVKKEELTLEGIRQFYINVEKEEWKLDTLCDLYETLTITQAVIFINTRRKVDWLTEKMHARDFTVSALHGDMDQKERDLIMREFRSGSSRVLITTDLLARGIDVQQVSLVINYDLPTNRENYIHRIGRGGRFGRKGVAINMVTEDDKRTLRDIETFYNTTVEEMPMNVADLI